The Bryobacteraceae bacterium genome includes a window with the following:
- the smc gene encoding chromosome partition protein Smc: protein MLILKRVELQGFKSFPDRTEMRFPGRGIAVIVGPNGCGKSNLSDAISWVLGEQSAKSLRGSRMEDVIFAGTRDRKPLGMAQVTMVLVDPTGRVQIPGQKPAKAAAEAGAPKSNGSHGSNGSNGNGASHEHAEAAAEPGAEQAAAPAAVTLEPAAALPEKAQEITVTRRLFRSGESEYLINGRIARLRDIQELFMGTGLGPESYAIIEQGRIGQILSSKPLDRRAVIEEACGISKFKNKRRLAEAKLEGAKQNLTRVFDILEEVSRQVNSLKRQAGKARRYEELKAELDTQLRTALAGRYLLLEREASRVAAELEAASAAYNELQARVDQEDRAVTEAREEFYRLEAALTEARKRAAEARLEAERIQGQIATQAREISAIEQRLQQGESETEQLAERAARQQQERAHLAAQLEELDAATADAQARLTAKQQQRDSVQAELAGRERALEEMRRRVVALLGEAASLRNQLAQIESFLSAIERDRTRVRKDAEAAEGELARIRAARDELSRKLADRQLELESTQERRARTEKELQEKRAQAAETRKRLEALRHEASSLRARRDSLDQILSHRAYTTESVKRLFQAAQRGETNGFAPAGVLADFIELTHPEFEKAAEEFLHEELEYVVVKSWDEARQGLDLLRGDLDGRATFLVEPNLHGSAPAVSSPVPEPAIGPETGIVGRLSEGIRFTNGLTNAPAALLPRLARCFLAESREAAQRLAAVHPDLFFLLSDGVCYHGQAVTGGRRTGAGPLALKRELREISALFDQRQAELSEAQQELEQLEAAIHALAEALEQLRAQQQRQEKETLLLDQEMRKLNEEHQRAQQRLSLAGVELERLNRDAERAAGEREAKAQSAAGKEQQRAALESQLEAARAELESLKQRLDALGEEHAVLRVELAGCEERRRSVQASVSRLDREMQETAARRSSLAAELERLALKRNQLLELNLSLEDRAARTAAELERLELETAALAEKEAAQRTALAESEERVKASRLQLAEAHDRRAQIELDLVRRQSDLKHLDENCRRDLGIPVLEAAARFVLRTETETPAGEAAAEAPAEQAAPAAEEAGSSAEAPAVIDELAVAEAEEKAADLRRRIEALGPVNPEALSEYQEAQQRYDFLNTQRQDLLDSIRDTENTIREIDAESRKRFTEAFGVINENFRQMFRTLFGGGIGEMRLTGEGDALDQGIEIVAQPPGKRLQNVLLLSGGEKALTALALLMAIFQYQPSPFCVLDEVDAPLDEANVGRLAALLKDMSGHTQFIVITHAKKTMEAAEMLYGVTMQEQGVSKLVSVKLQPAAAPPPQAGETLQTAARA from the coding sequence TTGCTGATCCTGAAACGCGTGGAACTTCAGGGCTTCAAGTCCTTCCCGGACCGGACCGAGATGCGGTTTCCCGGCCGGGGCATCGCCGTGATTGTCGGCCCGAACGGCTGCGGCAAGTCCAACCTGAGCGACGCCATCAGCTGGGTGCTGGGCGAGCAGTCTGCCAAGAGCCTGCGCGGCTCGCGGATGGAAGACGTGATCTTCGCCGGGACGCGCGACCGCAAGCCGCTGGGCATGGCGCAGGTGACGATGGTGCTGGTGGACCCGACGGGGCGGGTTCAGATTCCGGGACAGAAACCGGCCAAGGCGGCCGCCGAGGCCGGGGCGCCCAAGTCGAACGGGAGCCACGGAAGCAACGGGAGCAACGGCAACGGCGCTTCTCATGAACATGCAGAAGCGGCCGCCGAGCCGGGAGCAGAGCAGGCTGCCGCGCCTGCCGCCGTCACGCTGGAGCCGGCTGCGGCGCTGCCGGAGAAGGCGCAAGAGATTACCGTCACGCGCCGGCTGTTCCGTTCGGGCGAGAGCGAGTATCTGATCAACGGCCGCATCGCGCGGCTACGCGACATTCAGGAGCTGTTCATGGGAACCGGGCTTGGTCCGGAGTCCTACGCGATCATCGAACAGGGCCGGATCGGCCAGATTCTGTCCTCGAAGCCGTTGGACCGGCGGGCCGTCATCGAGGAAGCCTGCGGCATCTCGAAGTTCAAGAACAAGCGCCGGCTGGCCGAGGCCAAGCTGGAGGGCGCGAAACAGAACCTCACGCGCGTGTTTGACATTCTGGAAGAGGTTTCGCGCCAGGTGAACTCGCTGAAGCGGCAGGCGGGCAAGGCGCGGCGCTATGAAGAGCTGAAGGCGGAACTGGACACGCAGCTCCGGACGGCGCTGGCGGGCCGCTATCTGCTGCTGGAGCGCGAGGCTTCGCGCGTGGCGGCGGAGCTGGAGGCGGCATCGGCCGCCTACAACGAGCTGCAGGCTCGCGTCGATCAGGAAGACCGCGCCGTCACGGAGGCGCGCGAGGAGTTCTACCGGCTGGAGGCCGCGCTGACCGAGGCCCGCAAACGCGCGGCGGAGGCGCGGCTGGAGGCCGAGCGCATCCAGGGACAGATCGCCACGCAGGCGCGCGAGATCTCCGCCATCGAACAGCGTCTGCAGCAGGGCGAGTCGGAGACCGAGCAGCTGGCCGAGCGCGCCGCCCGCCAGCAGCAGGAGCGCGCGCATCTGGCCGCGCAGCTCGAGGAGCTGGACGCAGCCACCGCGGATGCGCAGGCCCGGCTGACGGCGAAACAGCAGCAGCGCGACTCGGTGCAGGCAGAGCTGGCGGGCAGGGAGCGCGCGCTCGAGGAGATGCGCCGGCGCGTGGTCGCGCTGCTGGGAGAAGCCGCTTCGCTGCGCAACCAGCTTGCCCAGATCGAGTCGTTTCTCTCGGCGATCGAGCGCGACCGGACGCGCGTGCGGAAGGACGCGGAAGCGGCGGAGGGCGAACTGGCGCGCATCCGCGCCGCGCGGGACGAGCTGTCGCGCAAGCTGGCCGACCGTCAGCTGGAACTCGAGTCCACGCAGGAACGCCGCGCGCGGACGGAGAAAGAGCTGCAGGAGAAGCGGGCCCAGGCGGCCGAAACGCGCAAGCGCCTGGAGGCCCTGCGGCACGAGGCCAGCTCGCTGCGCGCCCGGCGCGACTCGCTGGATCAGATTCTTTCGCACCGCGCCTACACGACGGAGTCGGTGAAGCGGCTGTTCCAGGCGGCACAGCGCGGCGAGACCAACGGATTCGCTCCGGCGGGAGTGCTGGCCGACTTTATCGAACTGACGCATCCGGAGTTCGAAAAAGCGGCCGAGGAGTTTCTGCACGAGGAGCTGGAATATGTCGTCGTGAAGTCGTGGGACGAAGCCCGGCAGGGCCTCGACCTGCTGCGCGGCGACCTCGACGGGCGGGCCACGTTCCTCGTCGAGCCGAATTTGCACGGCAGCGCCCCTGCCGTGTCCTCCCCCGTCCCCGAGCCGGCCATCGGCCCCGAAACCGGGATCGTTGGCCGGCTCAGCGAGGGAATCCGTTTCACGAACGGACTGACGAACGCGCCGGCGGCGCTGCTGCCGCGGCTGGCGCGCTGCTTCCTGGCTGAATCGCGCGAAGCCGCGCAACGGCTGGCGGCGGTGCACCCGGATCTGTTCTTCCTGCTTTCCGACGGCGTCTGCTACCACGGGCAGGCCGTCACCGGCGGGCGCCGCACGGGCGCGGGGCCGCTGGCGCTGAAGCGCGAGCTGCGCGAGATCTCCGCCCTGTTCGATCAGCGGCAGGCGGAGCTGTCCGAGGCGCAGCAGGAGCTGGAGCAGCTGGAGGCGGCCATTCATGCGCTGGCGGAAGCGCTGGAGCAGCTCCGCGCACAGCAGCAGCGGCAGGAGAAGGAAACGCTGCTGCTCGATCAGGAGATGCGGAAGCTGAACGAAGAGCACCAGCGCGCGCAGCAGCGGCTGTCGCTGGCGGGCGTGGAGCTGGAGCGGCTCAACCGGGACGCCGAGCGGGCTGCCGGCGAGCGCGAAGCCAAGGCGCAGTCGGCCGCGGGGAAGGAACAGCAGCGGGCGGCGCTCGAGTCGCAGCTCGAGGCGGCGCGCGCGGAGCTGGAATCGCTGAAACAGCGGCTCGACGCGCTGGGCGAGGAGCACGCCGTGCTCCGCGTGGAGCTGGCGGGCTGCGAGGAGCGGCGGCGCAGCGTGCAGGCTTCCGTGTCGCGGCTCGACCGCGAGATGCAGGAAACGGCCGCGCGGCGGTCGTCACTCGCCGCGGAACTTGAAAGGCTTGCGCTGAAGCGCAACCAGCTGCTGGAGTTGAACCTGTCGCTGGAAGACCGCGCGGCGCGCACGGCGGCGGAACTGGAACGTCTCGAGCTGGAGACGGCCGCGCTTGCGGAGAAAGAAGCCGCACAGCGCACGGCGCTGGCCGAGTCCGAAGAGCGCGTGAAGGCGTCCCGGCTGCAGCTCGCCGAGGCGCACGACCGGCGGGCGCAGATCGAGCTGGACCTGGTGCGGCGGCAGAGCGACCTGAAGCACCTGGACGAGAACTGCCGCAGGGATCTCGGCATTCCGGTGCTGGAGGCTGCCGCGCGGTTCGTGCTCAGGACGGAGACTGAAACGCCTGCCGGAGAAGCCGCCGCCGAAGCGCCCGCGGAACAGGCCGCTCCGGCTGCGGAAGAGGCCGGTTCTTCGGCGGAAGCGCCCGCTGTGATCGACGAGCTCGCCGTGGCCGAAGCGGAAGAGAAGGCCGCCGACCTGCGCCGGCGCATCGAGGCGCTGGGCCCGGTGAATCCCGAGGCGCTGTCCGAGTATCAGGAAGCGCAGCAGCGCTACGACTTCCTGAACACGCAGCGGCAGGATCTGCTCGATTCGATCCGCGACACCGAGAACACGATCCGGGAGATCGACGCGGAATCGCGGAAGCGCTTCACGGAGGCCTTCGGCGTCATCAACGAGAACTTCCGCCAGATGTTCCGCACGCTGTTTGGCGGCGGCATCGGCGAGATGCGGCTGACGGGCGAAGGCGACGCGCTGGACCAGGGCATCGAGATCGTCGCCCAGCCGCCGGGCAAGCGGCTGCAGAACGTGCTGCTGCTGTCGGGCGGCGAGAAGGCGCTGACGGCGCTGGCGCTGCTGATGGCGATCTTCCAGTACCAGCCAAGCCCGTTCTGCGTGCTGGACGAAGTGGACGCGCCGCTGGACGAGGCCAACGTGGGCCGGCTGGCGGCGCTGCTGAAGGACATGTCGGGGCATACGCAGTTCATCGTCATCACGCACGCGAAGAAGACGATGGAGGCGGCCGAGATGCTCTACGGCGTCACCATGCAGGAGCAGGGCGTGTCGAAGCTGGTCAGCGTGAAGCTGCAGCCGGCGGCTGCGCCGCCGCCGCAGGCGGGCGAAACACTGCAGACCGCTGCGAGGGCCTGA
- the udk gene encoding uridine kinase has protein sequence MQGEPGAVPSRLIGIAGPSCAGKTELARWLGARLSIPVLNLDHYYIDLAHLPLEERARTNFDEPAAVDHDAILHDVAALRRGEAVIAPLYDFATHARARGGERIVPRGLVVVEGLFALHWPELREHFFVKLFVDAPDSLCLARRIERDTRERGRTRESVLEQFAATVQPGAERFIRPSSVYADLVLSGEEELEIRGPKALELIRVRLAAHVREAP, from the coding sequence ATGCAGGGCGAGCCGGGCGCCGTTCCGTCGCGCCTGATCGGAATCGCAGGCCCTTCCTGCGCGGGCAAGACGGAGCTGGCGCGGTGGCTGGGCGCCCGGCTCTCGATTCCGGTTCTCAATCTCGACCATTACTACATCGACCTGGCGCATCTGCCGCTGGAAGAGCGGGCGCGCACGAACTTCGATGAACCGGCGGCGGTGGACCACGACGCGATCCTGCACGACGTCGCCGCGCTGCGGCGCGGGGAAGCGGTGATCGCGCCGCTGTACGATTTCGCCACGCACGCCCGCGCCCGCGGGGGCGAGCGGATCGTGCCGCGCGGCCTGGTGGTCGTCGAGGGGCTGTTCGCCCTGCACTGGCCGGAGCTGCGGGAACATTTCTTCGTAAAACTGTTTGTGGACGCGCCGGACTCGCTCTGCCTGGCGCGCCGGATCGAGCGGGACACGCGCGAGCGCGGCCGCACGCGCGAGAGCGTGCTGGAGCAGTTCGCCGCCACCGTGCAGCCCGGCGCGGAGCGCTTCATCCGGCCGTCGAGCGTCTACGCGGATCTGGTCCTGTCCGGCGAAGAGGAGCTGGAAATCCGCGGTCCGAAGGCGCTGGAACTGATCCGCGTCCGCCTGGCCGCGCACGTCCGGGAGGCGCCATGA
- a CDS encoding saccharopine reductase, translating to MTRRRITVLGAGLIGRAMVFDLSGEHEVTVADISAENLAAAARWPCRTVQADVLKPGVLEEIAGEADIVLSAMPGAIGFRLLERLIELGKDVVDISFTEEDPTALSERAAARGATVIADCGVCPGLSNILAAHAARHRFQRLDRYVCYVGGLPRTPQPPWFYRNPFAAESVIDEYTRPCRFRIGGQPVTLEPLSGAETIEFAETGPLVAFHTDGIRTLLASLSEVPTLVEKTLRHAPHYEFIVRLREAGFFAPDVLPALTTVARRAWRFEPGEADITVMRLLFEGVLREGEPARLHMDLVDHYDAENGLLSMARTTGYTATAAARLVLDGRFRRPGVHPPEVLGFEPDLCRALLEMLGQRSIRFESATFPNTPGPQA from the coding sequence ATGACACGCCGCCGCATCACGGTGCTCGGCGCCGGCCTGATCGGCCGCGCCATGGTCTTCGATCTTTCCGGCGAGCACGAGGTCACCGTGGCCGACATCAGCGCAGAGAATCTCGCTGCCGCCGCCCGCTGGCCGTGCCGCACGGTGCAGGCTGACGTCCTGAAGCCCGGCGTTCTCGAAGAGATCGCCGGGGAGGCGGACATCGTGCTCTCGGCGATGCCGGGAGCGATCGGTTTCCGCCTGCTCGAGCGCCTGATCGAGCTCGGCAAAGACGTGGTGGACATCTCGTTCACGGAGGAAGATCCGACGGCGCTGTCGGAACGGGCGGCGGCGCGGGGCGCTACCGTGATTGCCGACTGCGGCGTCTGTCCGGGGCTGTCCAACATTCTTGCCGCGCACGCGGCGCGCCACCGTTTTCAGCGGCTGGACCGCTACGTCTGCTATGTGGGCGGGCTGCCGCGCACGCCGCAGCCGCCGTGGTTCTACAGGAATCCGTTTGCGGCGGAGAGCGTCATCGATGAATACACGCGTCCGTGCAGGTTCCGCATTGGCGGTCAGCCCGTGACGCTGGAGCCGCTGTCCGGCGCGGAGACGATCGAGTTTGCGGAGACCGGTCCGCTGGTGGCGTTCCACACGGACGGCATCCGCACGCTGTTGGCTTCGCTGTCTGAAGTGCCCACGCTCGTCGAGAAGACGCTGCGCCATGCGCCGCACTATGAGTTCATCGTGAGGCTGCGCGAGGCCGGATTTTTCGCGCCCGATGTCCTGCCGGCGCTGACGACGGTGGCGCGGCGCGCGTGGCGTTTCGAGCCGGGCGAAGCCGACATCACCGTCATGCGGCTTCTGTTCGAAGGGGTGTTGCGCGAGGGCGAACCGGCGCGCCTGCACATGGATCTGGTCGATCACTACGACGCGGAAAACGGCCTGCTCTCGATGGCGCGCACCACAGGCTACACGGCGACAGCCGCCGCGCGTCTGGTGCTCGACGGGCGCTTCCGCCGCCCCGGAGTGCATCCGCCCGAGGTATTGGGTTTCGAGCCCGATCTCTGCCGCGCACTGCTCGAGATGCTCGGGCAGCGCTCCATCCGCTTTGAATCGGCTACTTTCCCGAATACTCCCGGCCCGCAGGCATAA
- a CDS encoding beta-glucosidase has protein sequence MLKRILPALAFLLAAHAQPYLDPRLPIEERVRDLLGRMTLEEKVGQMNMPCVYLDELGRDIPSKIAACRRFAAGTLEKGLGPGGGFFTLPNNVLPEGPRRQAEFLNELQRIALTQTRLRIPLLQTEEGTHGLMCSGGTIFPEGPGLGSTWDLDLIRRVYEAAAREARAIGVHQLFTLVVEPIRDPRLGRNQEAYSEDPWFCARYAETITRAVQGADISADDKVVAGLCHYPGQSQPVSGLERGAMEISERTLRSVFLPPWVAGVRRAGALGVMATYPAIDGVPAHASEWLLTKILRGELGFEGLVLGEGSGLSTLIYEGLAADQKQAGALALRAGVDVGISYEPAYMQPLVESVREGLVPMEWIDRAVSRILRLKFRLGLFERPYVDPERAERVVHSQEHQELALEAARRSIVLLKNDGNVLPLRKDLKSVAVIGPNADDWRNLLGDYTARKVLQPVITVLEGVRQMAPGARIEYVRGCDIQGGRINEIEKAREAARRADAAIVVVGENAWDAAVGNPTNGEGYDVASLDLTGLQEELVKAVQSTGTPTIVVLVNGRPLSIRWIAENVPAIVEAWLPGEKGGRAVAEVLFGDVNPSGRLPVTVPRHSGQLPVTYDRPPSKDYWVERGWGRRYADMSAKPLWEFGHGLSYTSFEYSNLRIETPRVRRDGEVRLSVDVANTGARAGAEVVQLYIRDVLASVTTPVKQLRGFERIELNPGEKKTVRFTLRPEDLSLWDRSLKPVVEPGEFRVMIGRSSEDIRLRGNFVVTE, from the coding sequence ATGCTGAAGCGCATCCTGCCCGCTCTCGCTTTCCTTCTTGCGGCGCATGCTCAGCCGTATCTGGATCCGCGGCTCCCCATCGAGGAGCGCGTGCGCGACCTGCTCGGGCGCATGACGCTCGAAGAAAAGGTCGGGCAGATGAACATGCCCTGCGTTTACCTCGATGAACTGGGCCGCGACATCCCGTCGAAGATCGCCGCATGCCGGCGCTTCGCCGCAGGCACGCTCGAGAAGGGACTGGGGCCTGGCGGCGGCTTCTTCACGCTCCCCAACAACGTCCTTCCCGAGGGACCTCGGCGGCAGGCGGAGTTTCTGAATGAACTGCAGCGCATCGCCCTCACTCAGACGCGCCTGCGCATCCCGCTGCTGCAAACGGAAGAGGGCACGCACGGGCTGATGTGTTCCGGCGGTACGATCTTTCCTGAAGGGCCGGGGCTCGGCAGCACCTGGGATCTCGATCTGATCCGCCGCGTCTATGAGGCCGCAGCGCGCGAAGCGCGGGCCATCGGCGTGCATCAGCTCTTCACGCTCGTCGTGGAGCCGATCCGCGATCCGCGGCTCGGGCGCAATCAGGAGGCCTACAGCGAAGATCCGTGGTTCTGCGCGCGTTATGCGGAGACGATCACGCGCGCCGTGCAGGGCGCGGACATTTCCGCTGACGACAAAGTCGTCGCCGGGCTGTGCCACTATCCCGGGCAGAGCCAGCCGGTGAGCGGACTGGAACGCGGCGCGATGGAGATCTCCGAGCGCACGCTGCGCAGCGTGTTTCTGCCTCCCTGGGTGGCGGGCGTCCGGCGCGCCGGCGCGCTCGGCGTGATGGCCACCTATCCCGCCATCGACGGCGTGCCGGCGCACGCCTCCGAATGGCTGCTGACGAAGATCCTGCGCGGCGAGCTGGGATTCGAAGGGCTGGTGCTGGGCGAAGGCAGCGGCCTCTCCACGCTGATCTACGAGGGCCTCGCAGCGGACCAGAAACAGGCCGGCGCGCTCGCCTTGCGGGCAGGCGTCGACGTAGGGATTTCATACGAGCCCGCGTATATGCAGCCGCTCGTGGAGAGCGTCCGCGAGGGTCTTGTCCCCATGGAGTGGATCGACCGCGCCGTGAGCCGCATCCTGCGCCTCAAGTTCCGCCTCGGACTGTTCGAACGGCCCTATGTGGATCCGGAGCGCGCGGAGCGCGTCGTGCATTCGCAGGAGCATCAGGAACTCGCGCTGGAAGCGGCGCGCAGGAGCATCGTGCTGCTGAAGAATGACGGCAACGTTCTGCCTCTGCGGAAAGACCTGAAGTCGGTTGCGGTCATCGGACCGAACGCGGACGACTGGCGGAATCTTCTCGGCGACTACACCGCCCGCAAGGTGCTGCAGCCTGTCATCACGGTCCTCGAAGGCGTGCGGCAGATGGCGCCGGGCGCGCGCATCGAGTATGTGCGCGGCTGCGACATTCAGGGCGGGCGCATCAACGAGATCGAAAAAGCGCGCGAGGCGGCGCGCCGCGCCGATGCAGCCATCGTCGTGGTCGGAGAAAACGCCTGGGACGCGGCCGTAGGCAATCCGACCAATGGCGAGGGCTACGACGTGGCGAGCCTCGATCTGACAGGGCTCCAGGAGGAGCTCGTCAAAGCGGTCCAATCAACCGGGACGCCCACCATCGTGGTGCTGGTCAACGGGCGGCCTCTGTCGATCCGCTGGATTGCGGAAAACGTTCCCGCGATCGTCGAAGCGTGGCTGCCGGGCGAAAAGGGCGGGCGCGCGGTGGCGGAGGTGCTGTTCGGCGATGTCAACCCCAGCGGCCGCCTTCCAGTGACCGTGCCGCGCCATTCAGGACAATTGCCCGTCACGTACGACCGCCCGCCGTCGAAAGATTACTGGGTCGAGCGGGGCTGGGGCCGCCGCTACGCCGACATGAGCGCGAAGCCTCTGTGGGAGTTCGGCCACGGGCTCAGTTACACGTCGTTCGAGTACAGCAACCTCCGGATCGAGACGCCGCGCGTGCGGCGGGATGGAGAAGTCCGGTTGAGCGTGGATGTCGCCAACACCGGCGCGCGGGCGGGCGCCGAGGTGGTGCAGCTGTACATCCGGGACGTGCTGGCCTCGGTCACCACGCCCGTGAAACAGCTGCGCGGGTTCGAGCGGATTGAGCTGAATCCGGGCGAGAAGAAAACCGTGCGGTTCACGCTGCGCCCGGAAGACCTCTCGCTGTGGGACCGCAGCCTGAAGCCCGTGGTCGAGCCGGGCGAGTTCCGCGTCATGATCGGGCGGTCGTCGGAAGACATCCGGCTGCGCGGCAACTTCGTCGTCACCGAGTAA